In a single window of the Papaver somniferum cultivar HN1 chromosome 8, ASM357369v1, whole genome shotgun sequence genome:
- the LOC113304866 gene encoding uncharacterized protein LOC113304866, giving the protein METEVQHDQYSARIATNWKLTFQTNFVGDGSKSSKADYSGRYRLCKQYHRGQQNYKAEFGRQWKHESVFQILKTYKPDYNPSVNNDDGDGTSTQPTQQTQATQDNEADTMYEDFENMARFGRSSSTHNSETSDISLRRRYFEQTDDVRSAGRDQAKKRACEAKASQKADGKMDKLIELFENAQAQRVSKYET; this is encoded by the exons ATGGAAACGGAAGTACAG CATGATCAATACTCAGCACGGATTGCAACTAATTGGAAGCTTACATTTCAAACTAATTTTGTTGGTGATGGGTCTAAAAGCTCGAAAGCTGATTACTCGGGAAGGTACCGCCTCTGCAAGCAG TATCATCGTGGACAACAGAATTATAAAGCAGAGTTTGGAAGACAGTGGAAGCATGAATCGGTTTTCCAGATTCTGAAGACCTATAAACCCGACTACAACCCATCggtgaataatgatgatggaGATGGTACTTCCACTCAACCTACTCAACAGACTCAAGCTACGCAAGACAATGAAGCTGATACTATGTATGAAGATTTTGAAAATATGGCAAGGTTTGGTAGATCATCATCTACTCATAATTCTGAAACCTCAGACATATCTCTTAGAAGACGTTATTTTGAACAAACAGATGACGTTAGAAGTGCAGGGAGAGATCAAGCAAAGAAAAGGGCTTGTGAGGCTAAAGCATCGCAGAAAGCAGATGGAAAAATGGATAAACTCATCGAACTTTTTGAAAACGCACAAGCACAAAGGGtttccaagtatgaaacttaG